From a single Calothrix sp. NIES-2098 genomic region:
- a CDS encoding ATPase/kinase involved in NAD metabolism yields the protein MEQGLEKAATGMILGKFMPPHLGHQYLVDFARNYVNHLTVLVCSIKSEPIPGHLRYGWMREMFPDVNVVHVTDENPQEPQEHPDFWQIWHDTIRRVLPTGPDYVFASEDYGWKLAEILGANYIPVDQARSLVPISGTKVRENAIAHWHYIPPCVRPYFLRRVCIFGPESTGKSTLAQNLAAHYNTVYVSEYARGWLDPKEGRCDFADIEMIARGQIASEDALARQANRVMFCDTDLITTTIWSDVLFGKCPQWIYREAEQRQYDLYLVLDVDVPWVDDNQRYLPHMRIEFRDRCIQELRSRNRRYVLISGSWEERFHKACAAVDEIIHSA from the coding sequence ATGGAACAAGGCTTGGAAAAAGCGGCTACTGGTATGATTCTCGGCAAATTTATGCCGCCGCATTTGGGACATCAGTACCTTGTTGATTTTGCCCGCAACTATGTTAACCATCTCACAGTTTTAGTTTGCTCGATTAAATCTGAGCCAATTCCCGGACATCTCCGCTATGGTTGGATGCGAGAGATGTTTCCCGATGTGAATGTGGTGCATGTAACTGATGAAAATCCTCAAGAACCACAGGAACACCCGGATTTTTGGCAGATTTGGCATGATACTATTCGCCGGGTGTTACCAACTGGCCCTGACTATGTATTTGCATCGGAAGATTATGGTTGGAAGTTGGCAGAAATATTGGGCGCAAATTATATTCCAGTAGACCAGGCTCGTAGTCTTGTTCCAATTTCAGGAACGAAGGTAAGAGAGAATGCGATCGCTCACTGGCATTATATCCCGCCTTGTGTCCGTCCTTATTTCCTGCGCCGTGTTTGCATCTTCGGGCCGGAATCTACAGGTAAATCAACCTTGGCGCAGAATTTGGCAGCGCATTACAACACAGTTTACGTTAGCGAGTATGCCCGTGGTTGGCTAGATCCTAAAGAAGGTAGATGTGATTTTGCAGACATCGAAATGATTGCTAGGGGACAGATTGCTTCTGAAGATGCATTAGCTAGGCAGGCAAACCGCGTCATGTTCTGCGATACTGACTTGATAACAACTACCATTTGGAGTGATGTGCTGTTTGGTAAATGCCCTCAGTGGATTTATCGTGAAGCAGAACAGCGCCAGTATGATTTGTATCTGGTGCTAGATGTAGATGTGCCTTGGGTTGATGATAATCAGCGCTACCTACCTCATATGAGAATAGAATTTCGCGATCGCTGTATTCAAGAATTGCGATCGCGAAATAGGCGCTACGTTCTCATTAGCGGTTCCTGGGAAGAACGCTTCCACAAAGCTTGTGCAGCAGTAGACGAAATCATACATTCTGCATAG
- a CDS encoding short chain dehydrogenase/reductase family oxidoreductase, with protein MTKQQRCIVCKATFSQPHNFYTGLCVECGNLNYSKRQQTADLQGMIAVVTGARVKIGYAVALRLLRDGAAVIVTTRFPHDAAKRFAAEPDFQQWRNRLQIYGLDLRHLHSVEQFTQHILKFYPRLDIIINNAAQTVRRPPAFYQHLIEFESLPLQNLPPELQALVSHTRTSDNLTPGLTNQEVQSENSAFLSQIPLIPEDKEDNSALFPPGMYSEDGQQLDLRPFNSWLMKDDEVSILELLEVHIINAIAPFVINSRLKPLMSHQKENSKYIINVSSMEGRFNDVDKPWRHPHTNMAKAALNQMTRTCAKEYAKHRIFMNAVDPGWISFQHPYQQAKSMQERGVNPPFDIIDAAARICDSIYLGINEGKTPFAKLFKDYMEIDW; from the coding sequence ATGACTAAGCAACAACGTTGCATTGTTTGCAAAGCAACTTTTTCACAACCACATAACTTTTACACTGGACTCTGCGTTGAGTGTGGGAATCTCAACTACAGCAAACGTCAGCAAACTGCTGATTTGCAGGGGATGATAGCTGTTGTCACAGGCGCTAGGGTAAAAATTGGCTATGCTGTAGCCTTGAGATTGTTGCGAGATGGTGCTGCTGTGATAGTGACAACTCGCTTTCCTCACGATGCAGCGAAACGATTTGCAGCTGAACCAGATTTTCAACAATGGCGAAATCGTTTGCAAATTTATGGGCTAGATTTACGTCATCTCCACAGTGTTGAACAATTTACTCAACATATCCTGAAATTTTATCCTCGACTCGACATCATTATTAATAACGCCGCGCAAACAGTACGCCGTCCGCCTGCTTTTTATCAGCATTTAATTGAGTTTGAATCATTACCTTTGCAGAATTTGCCTCCAGAATTGCAAGCTTTGGTTAGTCATACTCGTACATCAGATAATTTGACTCCAGGGTTAACCAATCAAGAAGTACAATCAGAAAACTCAGCTTTTCTCTCGCAAATTCCCCTGATTCCCGAAGATAAGGAAGATAATTCCGCTTTATTTCCCCCAGGAATGTATAGCGAAGATGGACAACAGCTTGACCTGCGCCCGTTTAATAGCTGGTTGATGAAAGATGATGAAGTGAGTATTTTGGAATTATTGGAAGTGCATATAATTAATGCGATCGCACCTTTTGTCATTAATAGCAGACTCAAGCCTTTAATGAGCCACCAAAAAGAAAACTCCAAATATATCATCAACGTTTCTTCAATGGAGGGACGATTTAACGACGTTGATAAACCTTGGCGACATCCCCACACCAACATGGCAAAAGCTGCACTCAATCAAATGACTCGCACCTGTGCCAAAGAATATGCGAAACACCGTATTTTTATGAATGCAGTAGACCCAGGATGGATAAGCTTTCAACATCCTTATCAGCAAGCAAAATCCATGCAAGAACGCGGTGTAAATCCGCCCTTTGATATTATTGATGCGGCTGCACGCATATGTGACTCCATTTATTTGGGAATCAATGAAGGAAAAACCCCTTTTGCTAAATTATTCAAAGATTATATGGAAATAGACTGGTAA
- a CDS encoding multi-sensor signal transduction histidine kinase, producing MVSTLVSIPGYRIIEELYNGSRTLVYRAVRETDSLPVAIKLLKNPYPSFHELLSFRNQYTIAKNLNSPLIVQTYSLEPYQNGYALVMEDFGGTSLKNYFANVETLHITSLQEFLQIAVALCNTLDILYRDACGGQSLRIIHKDIKPSNILINPETKQVKLIDFSIASLLPRETQTLVNPNVLEGTLAYISPEQTGRMNRGIDYRTDFYSLGVTFYELLTGELPFASNDPMELVHCHLAQTSPLVHEINSKIPAVISRIISKLMAKNAEDRYQSALGLKYDLENCLAQLQKTGRVESFEIATRDVCDRFLIPDKIYGRETEVQTLLQAFDRVSLGATEMILVAGFSGIGKTAVVNEVHKPIVRQRGYFIKGKYDQFQRNIPLSAFVQAFRDLMGQLLTESDVQIQQWKTKILDAVGENGQVIIEVIPELSRIIGEQPPAIELSGTAAENRFNLSFHKFTQVFTSASHPLVIFLDDLQWADSASLKLMQLLMADTSNLFIIGAYRDNEVNTGHPLMLTLDEIAKSQANINTITLAPLSQVQVNKLIADTLKCSEDVAWDLSVLIYQKTKGNPFFATQFLKALHQDGLIQFDFELGCWQCNLSKVTAQAVTDDVVTFMSLQLQKLPRSTQDVLQLAACIGNSFDLVTLAIVSQQSEIETAAALWKALQEGLILPIGDIYKFYQQESLVISHWSLDNSEQMTLTGTLREPLRGTAVATLREAAQSASTSRGTRQQSLQVGKAAHSAVSPTHCLTNDQGKITVSYKFLHDRVQQAAYSLIPDDQKQATHYQIGKLLLQQISAQAREDRIFEIVNQLNHGTALITQLTEREELARLNLIACRKAKTSTAYQAAREYATAGLSLLGEQAWQQHYEMTIAFHEVAAEVAMLGGDFEAMEQFINIVIEQAHDLLEKVNVYRIRIQAKVSQMQFTEVLGIGINLLQQLGIKITESPTMADIQQSIQEISEFIDDQKVEDFADLPVMTDANKIAITQIASSIMATAYSCGSLLYPLLTTLVVKLSLRHGNISVSATNYACYSLVLCNIKKDIDSAAQFGQLALHLASKFDDKAPKPEVFLLLGGYILHRNYHIAETLPVLKEGYTLGLEIGNLEYAGYCVQTFCRNAFYCGQPLAELEQNTRNYYHALVQLKQLGSANACLIYWQAILNLLDFAEHPIIFSSSALQETEFLPLLRSANDWHGLYMFYSYKLTLGFLFGEVEAANNLALECRNYFMGGASTVGEPAFYFYDSLIALAQLTQRSGEVSTALERVAENQTLLQHWAHYAPMNYQHKVDLVAAEKCRVLGQKTEAIELYDQAISLAKANEYIQDEALGNELAAKFYLDWGKQRIAGEYMIEAYYGYARWGAKAKVADLEKRYPQLLAPVLQQTRSTLSTHETIFAVGTVTSTSANSSSSVSDTLDLKAILKASHTISSEIELEKLLASLLRIVIENAGADKCVLMLLRDDRLLIKGSISQGTQPVVLQNLRVEDSQDIPHKLIYKVKHSNQTVVLMDATADPLLANDPYIVRQQPKSILCSPILHQGKLMGILYLENNLTTEAFTSERVELLNLLCAQAAISLENARLYEQAQQMLGELSASKARFQKLADNLPGMIYQLCLAPDGSVSIPYISPGCAALYEVPPEDFLTGIAHFRMLEHPEDSPALTQAFIDSAETLTAFEQEWRIITTSGTVKWVQAASRPERQADGSIVWDGVMMDISDRKQAELALQQAQLQIIQSEKMSALGNLVAGVAHEMNNPLGFIAASIKQAKPTIADIVEHLKLYQETCSEQNEEITEHAQEIDLEYSLEDLPKMLDSMTMACDRLKNISTSLRTFSRADKDYKVPFNIHEGIDSTILILKHRLKANEQRPAIEVLTNYGNLPQIECFPGQLNQVFMNIMANAIDALEEANIGRDFAQIKAHTNQIIVTTSIENHLAKITITDNGKGMSESVKSKIFDHLFTTKAVGKGTGLGLAIARQIVEEAHGGKLSCKSVLGEGTEFSIKIPV from the coding sequence ATGGTTAGCACTCTTGTTAGTATTCCCGGATATCGCATCATTGAAGAACTCTACAATGGTTCCAGAACGCTAGTTTATCGAGCAGTTCGAGAAACTGACTCATTACCAGTAGCCATTAAACTACTAAAAAATCCTTATCCCAGCTTCCATGAACTCTTGTCGTTTCGCAATCAGTACACCATTGCCAAAAATCTCAACTCACCTTTGATTGTTCAAACCTATAGCCTCGAACCTTACCAAAATGGTTATGCACTGGTAATGGAAGACTTTGGCGGGACTTCTCTCAAAAATTATTTTGCTAACGTAGAGACGTTACATATAACGTCTTTACAGGAATTTTTACAAATAGCAGTGGCACTCTGCAATACATTAGATATACTCTACCGCGATGCCTGCGGCGGGCAAAGCCTACGCATTATTCATAAAGATATTAAACCCAGCAATATATTAATTAATCCCGAAACCAAACAAGTTAAACTAATCGACTTTAGTATTGCATCTTTATTACCACGAGAAACACAAACTCTAGTTAATCCCAATGTGTTGGAAGGAACACTAGCTTATATTTCTCCAGAACAAACAGGGAGAATGAATCGCGGGATTGATTATCGCACAGATTTCTATTCTCTGGGTGTAACTTTTTATGAATTACTCACAGGAGAATTACCTTTTGCGTCAAATGACCCAATGGAATTAGTGCATTGTCACCTAGCTCAAACTTCCCCATTAGTACATGAAATAAATTCCAAAATTCCTGCGGTCATTTCCCGAATTATCAGCAAATTAATGGCGAAAAATGCTGAAGATAGATATCAAAGTGCATTGGGATTGAAATACGATCTAGAAAATTGTTTAGCGCAACTCCAAAAAACTGGTAGGGTTGAGAGTTTTGAAATCGCAACAAGGGATGTGTGCGATCGCTTCCTTATTCCTGACAAAATCTATGGACGAGAAACTGAAGTTCAAACCCTGCTGCAAGCATTTGATAGAGTAAGTCTTGGCGCAACCGAAATGATTCTCGTTGCTGGGTTTTCAGGGATTGGTAAAACTGCGGTTGTGAATGAAGTGCATAAACCGATTGTCAGACAACGGGGCTATTTTATCAAAGGCAAATATGACCAATTTCAACGCAACATTCCCTTATCTGCATTTGTGCAGGCATTTCGGGATTTGATGGGACAATTATTAACAGAAAGTGATGTCCAAATTCAGCAATGGAAAACTAAAATATTAGATGCTGTTGGTGAAAATGGTCAAGTAATTATTGAAGTCATTCCCGAACTATCAAGAATTATTGGCGAACAACCACCAGCGATAGAGTTATCAGGAACAGCGGCAGAAAATCGCTTTAATTTATCATTTCACAAGTTTACCCAAGTCTTTACAAGTGCATCACATCCCTTAGTAATATTTTTGGATGACTTGCAATGGGCAGATTCGGCATCGCTGAAGTTAATGCAGCTATTAATGGCTGATACAAGTAATCTTTTTATCATTGGTGCATACCGCGATAACGAAGTCAACACAGGACATCCATTAATGTTGACTTTGGATGAAATTGCGAAATCACAAGCAAATATTAATACAATTACTTTAGCACCACTGAGTCAAGTGCAAGTAAATAAGTTAATAGCTGACACGCTCAAATGTTCAGAAGATGTAGCATGGGATCTTTCTGTATTGATTTATCAAAAAACCAAGGGAAATCCATTTTTTGCCACACAGTTTCTTAAAGCATTACATCAAGATGGATTAATTCAATTTGACTTTGAGTTAGGCTGTTGGCAATGCAATCTATCAAAAGTGACGGCTCAAGCAGTTACAGATGACGTTGTAACTTTCATGAGTTTGCAACTGCAAAAATTACCGCGATCGACTCAAGATGTCTTGCAGTTAGCTGCTTGTATTGGTAACTCTTTTGATTTAGTAACTTTGGCAATTGTTTCGCAGCAATCAGAAATTGAGACGGCTGCGGCTTTGTGGAAAGCTTTGCAAGAAGGGTTGATTTTACCAATTGGTGATATTTATAAGTTTTATCAACAAGAGTCATTAGTCATTAGTCATTGGTCACTAGACAACAGCGAACAAATGACCCTTACGGGTACTCTTCGAGAACCCCTTCGGGGAACGGCAGTTGCTACTCTGCGAGAAGCCGCGCAGAGCGCGTCTACAAGTCGGGGAACCCGACAACAGTCGCTTCAAGTCGGCAAAGCCGCCCACAGCGCTGTCTCCCCAACGCACTGCCTCACAAATGACCAAGGAAAAATCACAGTTTCTTACAAATTCTTACACGATCGCGTCCAGCAAGCCGCCTATTCCCTAATTCCCGATGACCAAAAACAGGCAACTCATTACCAAATCGGAAAGCTACTGCTGCAACAGATTTCCGCACAAGCAAGAGAAGACCGGATTTTTGAAATCGTCAATCAACTAAATCACGGAACTGCTTTAATTACCCAACTAACAGAACGAGAAGAATTAGCTCGACTCAATTTAATTGCCTGCCGCAAAGCCAAAACTTCAACCGCCTATCAAGCAGCCCGTGAATATGCCACCGCGGGATTATCTTTGTTGGGAGAGCAAGCTTGGCAACAGCACTATGAAATGACCATCGCTTTCCATGAAGTAGCGGCAGAAGTGGCAATGCTGGGCGGTGATTTTGAGGCGATGGAACAGTTCATTAATATTGTCATCGAACAGGCTCATGACTTACTAGAAAAGGTCAATGTTTACCGCATTAGGATTCAAGCCAAGGTTTCCCAAATGCAATTTACTGAAGTATTGGGCATCGGCATTAATCTCTTACAACAATTGGGGATAAAGATTACCGAATCACCCACAATGGCAGATATTCAGCAATCAATCCAAGAAATTAGCGAATTCATTGACGACCAAAAAGTTGAAGATTTTGCCGATCTCCCTGTCATGACCGATGCCAACAAAATAGCCATTACCCAAATCGCCAGCAGTATCATGGCAACTGCTTACAGCTGTGGCTCTCTTTTGTATCCATTATTAACGACCTTGGTCGTCAAATTATCTCTACGACACGGAAACATCTCTGTTTCTGCTACTAACTATGCTTGCTACAGTCTGGTTCTCTGTAACATCAAGAAAGATATAGATTCAGCTGCACAGTTTGGCCAGTTAGCATTGCATCTCGCTTCAAAATTCGATGATAAAGCACCGAAACCTGAAGTATTTTTGCTGCTAGGTGGTTATATTCTCCACCGAAACTATCACATTGCAGAAACTTTACCCGTCTTGAAGGAGGGCTACACGCTGGGGCTAGAGATTGGCAACCTTGAATATGCTGGATATTGTGTTCAAACTTTCTGCCGGAATGCTTTTTACTGCGGTCAACCCCTTGCTGAGTTGGAGCAAAATACACGCAATTACTATCATGCTTTAGTGCAATTGAAGCAGTTAGGATCGGCAAATGCCTGTCTGATCTATTGGCAAGCAATTTTAAATTTACTGGATTTTGCAGAGCATCCCATTATTTTTTCTAGCTCTGCACTCCAAGAGACAGAATTTCTGCCTCTGCTGCGGTCTGCAAATGATTGGCATGGCTTATATATGTTTTACTCATATAAGTTGACCCTTGGCTTTTTGTTTGGGGAAGTTGAGGCAGCAAACAACCTTGCGCTTGAGTGCAGAAACTATTTCATGGGAGGTGCAAGTACAGTTGGCGAACCTGCATTTTATTTCTATGATTCTTTGATTGCTCTAGCACAATTGACTCAACGCTCAGGCGAAGTATCAACCGCATTAGAGCGAGTAGCAGAAAACCAAACTCTTTTACAGCACTGGGCGCACTATGCCCCAATGAACTATCAGCATAAGGTTGATTTGGTAGCAGCTGAAAAATGTCGAGTTTTAGGACAAAAAACCGAAGCAATTGAGCTATATGACCAGGCAATTTCTCTTGCTAAAGCCAACGAATATATCCAGGATGAAGCCCTTGGCAACGAACTAGCAGCAAAGTTTTACCTAGATTGGGGTAAACAGCGCATTGCTGGGGAGTACATGATTGAAGCTTACTATGGCTATGCTCGCTGGGGTGCAAAAGCCAAAGTCGCTGATTTAGAAAAACGCTATCCCCAATTACTCGCTCCAGTATTACAGCAAACTCGTTCGACCCTTTCCACTCATGAAACTATCTTTGCTGTGGGGACTGTCACTTCCACTTCTGCCAATTCTAGCAGCAGTGTCTCCGATACCCTAGATTTAAAAGCGATTCTCAAAGCTTCCCATACTATATCCAGTGAAATCGAACTGGAAAAATTGCTTGCATCGTTACTAAGAATCGTCATCGAAAATGCGGGGGCTGATAAATGTGTATTAATGCTGTTACGAGACGATCGCCTGTTAATTAAAGGATCTATCTCCCAGGGAACACAGCCAGTTGTGTTGCAGAACCTTCGGGTTGAAGATAGTCAAGATATTCCCCACAAACTAATTTACAAAGTCAAGCACAGCAATCAAACTGTTGTCCTGATGGATGCGACAGCAGATCCGCTTTTAGCCAATGACCCGTATATTGTGCGTCAACAGCCTAAAAGTATCTTGTGTAGCCCGATTTTGCATCAAGGCAAGTTGATGGGGATTTTATATTTAGAGAATAATTTAACTACAGAGGCGTTCACGAGCGAACGCGTGGAACTCCTCAATCTACTTTGCGCTCAAGCCGCAATTTCCCTGGAAAATGCTCGTCTTTATGAGCAAGCCCAACAAATGCTAGGAGAACTGAGTGCCAGCAAAGCCCGCTTTCAAAAGCTGGCGGATAATCTTCCTGGCATGATTTACCAGCTTTGCCTCGCTCCCGATGGTTCTGTTTCAATTCCCTACATTAGTCCGGGCTGCGCGGCTCTATATGAAGTGCCACCCGAAGATTTCTTGACAGGTATCGCACATTTTCGGATGCTCGAACATCCAGAAGATAGCCCAGCCCTCACCCAAGCGTTCATTGATTCTGCCGAGACTCTCACAGCTTTTGAGCAGGAATGGCGCATTATTACCACCTCTGGCACTGTGAAATGGGTGCAGGCGGCATCAAGACCGGAACGGCAAGCCGACGGCTCGATCGTTTGGGATGGCGTGATGATGGATATTAGCGATCGCAAACAAGCAGAACTTGCCTTGCAACAAGCGCAATTACAAATAATTCAAAGTGAGAAAATGTCTGCATTGGGCAACTTAGTTGCAGGTGTCGCTCATGAAATGAATAATCCTTTGGGTTTTATTGCTGCCAGTATTAAACAAGCTAAACCCACTATCGCTGATATTGTGGAGCACTTAAAACTCTATCAAGAAACTTGCTCAGAGCAAAATGAAGAAATCACAGAACATGCTCAAGAAATTGACTTGGAATATAGCTTAGAAGACTTACCCAAAATGCTTGATTCCATGACTATGGCATGTGACAGGCTCAAAAATATCAGCACTTCACTTCGCACCTTCTCCCGTGCTGATAAAGATTACAAAGTGCCTTTTAACATTCACGAAGGCATTGATAGCACTATTCTTATTCTCAAACATCGTCTCAAAGCCAATGAACAACGTCCGGCAATTGAAGTATTGACTAACTACGGTAATCTACCACAAATAGAATGTTTTCCTGGGCAATTAAACCAGGTATTTATGAATATTATGGCAAATGCTATTGATGCATTAGAAGAGGCGAATATTGGACGAGATTTTGCACAAATCAAAGCTCACACTAACCAAATTATCGTTACAACTTCGATAGAGAATCATTTAGCTAAAATCACCATTACTGATAATGGTAAGGGAATGAGTGAATCAGTAAAATCAAAAATATTTGACCATTTATTTACTACCAAAGCTGTAGGAAAAGGGACAGGATTGGGGCTAGCGATCGCCCGTCAAATCGTTGAAGAAGCTCATGGTGGAAAACTGAGTTGCAAATCTGTTCTGGGTGAAGGAACAGAATTTAGCATTAAAATTCCAGTGTAA
- a CDS encoding pentapeptide repeat protein — protein sequence MSDTPDSLTQTELLSLLAEGVAVWNEWRANDLQLLECIPEEEFSEYLALNLSEVNLKGANLKRVNFRQIDLSWADLSGADLSGAKLYKANLSGANLSGANLSNANLNGANLTAAILQSANLDGANLSRTDLSEFDFSQAILHKVNFLKANLTKANFRKANLSKCKFTYANLEAADFHQADMSGAKLGGAKLIRANLSELNLTGLNLSRADLNAANLTKTNLIAANLSGANLYDTKVSGAKFNKANLFNIILLAPDLNEAELSGANWKNSQLWGFNFSGFNLNGINFSGTKLRESNFYKTNLIGADFSQADLQSANFQEANLLGADFNRANLMNANLLGANILGAELSSARLTGAIMPNGTKYK from the coding sequence ATGTCAGATACTCCTGATTCCTTAACTCAAACCGAACTGCTCTCTCTACTAGCAGAAGGTGTTGCTGTTTGGAATGAATGGAGAGCAAATGATTTACAACTTTTAGAATGTATACCTGAAGAAGAATTTAGTGAATATTTAGCGTTGAATTTAAGTGAAGTCAACCTGAAGGGAGCTAACCTTAAACGAGTCAACTTTCGCCAAATAGATTTAAGTTGGGCAGATTTAAGCGGTGCAGATTTAAGTGGAGCTAAACTCTACAAAGCTAACCTTAGCGGCGCAAATTTGAGTGGTGCAAATTTGAGTAATGCAAATCTCAATGGTGCAAACTTAACTGCGGCTATTTTGCAAAGTGCAAATCTTGATGGTGCAAACCTCAGCCGCACAGATTTAAGTGAATTTGATTTTAGCCAAGCTATCCTGCATAAAGTAAATTTTTTGAAAGCCAATCTCACCAAAGCTAACTTTAGAAAAGCGAATCTTAGTAAATGCAAATTTACTTATGCAAATTTAGAAGCAGCCGACTTTCACCAAGCCGATATGAGTGGCGCAAAACTAGGCGGAGCTAAGTTAATTAGAGCTAATCTCAGCGAATTAAATCTGACTGGATTAAACTTGAGCAGAGCAGATTTAAACGCTGCCAATCTTACCAAAACTAATCTCATAGCAGCAAACCTGAGTGGTGCAAATTTATATGACACAAAAGTTAGTGGCGCAAAATTTAACAAGGCTAATTTGTTTAATATCATCCTGCTAGCACCTGACCTCAATGAAGCTGAATTAAGCGGAGCTAATTGGAAAAACTCTCAGCTTTGGGGATTTAATTTTAGTGGATTTAATCTTAATGGTATTAACTTCAGCGGTACAAAACTCAGAGAATCAAACTTTTACAAAACAAATCTAATTGGCGCTGATTTCAGTCAAGCAGATTTACAAAGTGCAAATTTTCAAGAAGCAAACCTTTTAGGTGCTGACTTCAACCGAGCAAATCTGATGAATGCAAACCTCTTAGGTGCAAATATCTTAGGTGCTGAACTTAGTAGCGCTAGATTAACAGGTGCAATTATGCCCAATGGGACGAAGTATAAGTAA
- a CDS encoding nicotinamide mononucleotide transporter PnuC — MSQIEIIAALFGLISVWLTVKENIWCWPTGLVMVFLYIFIFYEARLYSDAILQVIYVFLQIYGWYAWLHGGKDRGELHVTRITRLGAIVWGGVAIAGSFSLGFVMHRYTDAALPYWDAAITVISLVAQWLMAKKILECWLLWITVDILAIGVYAVKKLYPTTGLYAVFLVLAVLGYLTWNKAWKKRLLV; from the coding sequence ATGAGTCAAATTGAAATTATTGCGGCGCTGTTTGGTTTAATCAGTGTTTGGTTAACTGTTAAAGAAAATATCTGGTGCTGGCCTACAGGCTTGGTGATGGTGTTTCTGTACATCTTCATTTTCTACGAAGCCCGTTTGTATTCAGATGCAATTCTGCAAGTGATTTATGTCTTTTTGCAAATCTACGGTTGGTACGCTTGGCTACATGGTGGAAAAGATAGAGGTGAACTTCATGTAACTCGTATTACCCGCTTGGGTGCAATAGTTTGGGGTGGAGTAGCAATTGCAGGTAGTTTCAGCCTGGGTTTTGTTATGCATCGCTACACCGATGCAGCATTACCTTACTGGGATGCTGCCATTACTGTTATCAGCTTAGTTGCGCAGTGGTTGATGGCGAAGAAAATTTTAGAGTGCTGGCTACTGTGGATTACAGTAGATATACTGGCTATTGGGGTTTATGCAGTTAAAAAACTTTACCCTACAACTGGGCTGTATGCGGTGTTTCTTGTGTTAGCGGTGCTGGGATATTTAACATGGAACAAGGCTTGGAAAAAGCGGCTACTGGTATGA